A region from the Lolium perenne isolate Kyuss_39 chromosome 4, Kyuss_2.0, whole genome shotgun sequence genome encodes:
- the LOC139839021 gene encoding uncharacterized protein, producing MAAANEHGMLVPLAEIPAEDSWYDSSEDEDDESGSDMEFGEFDLSGARNLQDQQTVAGYEDDDDDDDECGAQFSVRPFRGGALALKMGNLQLSGFEARSDGPELTDQHELTSYDMRHLVHLALEGGGSMEDDEAYQRALAGGTPVSRASRAAMVGQALQSTNHQQQRSKSPSKIFPMRTGY from the coding sequence ATGGCCGCCGCGAACGAGCACGGCATGCTGGTCCCGCTCGCCGAGATTCCGGCTGAAGACTCGTGGTACGACTCGTCGGAGGATGAAGACGACGAGAGCGGGAGCGACATGGAGTTCGGGGAGTTCGACCTGAGCGGCGCCCGGAACCTGCAGGACCAGCAGACCGTCGCCGGatacgaggatgacgacgacgacgatgacgagtgCGGCGCCCAGTTCTCGGTGCGCCCGTTCCGCGGCGGCGCGCTCGCGCTCAAGATGGGAAACCTGCAGCTGTCGGGCTTCGAGGCTCGCTCCGACGGTCCCGAGCTCACCGACCAGCACGAGCTGACGTCGTACGACATGCGGCACCTCGTGCACCTGGCGCTGGAGGGAGGCGGGAGCATGGAGGACGACGAGGCCTACCAGCGCGCCCTGGCCGGCGGCACGCCGGTGTCGCGTGCCTCGCGCGCCGCCATGGTTGGCCAGGCGCTGCAGTCCACGAACCACCAGCAGCAGCGGTCGAAGTCGCCAAGCAAGATCTTTCCGATGCGAACTGGATACTGA